Proteins encoded within one genomic window of Mycolicibacterium monacense:
- a CDS encoding NUDIX hydrolase: MTWIVIVALAVLLVIVLLVGAWAYQTAHRLDRLHVRYDLSWQALDGALARRAVVARAVAVDAYAGGPEGKRLATLAAAAERAPRSGREAAENELSAALALVDTGSLPVALVAELADAEARVLLARRFHNDAVRDTLALRERAPVRLLRLGGTAALPSYFEIAEVSSRDAEPLGRRVSARVVLLDETGAVLLFCGSDPALTDAPRWWFTVGGGVEPGEAIAEAAARELAEETGLEVDAAALVGPVWRRDAVFEFSGAVLRSQEMFFVHRTARFEPSLDAHTPLEQRTIHGHRWCDATMIDELVAAGETVYPQQLGALLARAGELADGLLAPGPVETIR; this comes from the coding sequence GTGACGTGGATCGTGATCGTCGCGCTGGCGGTCCTGCTGGTGATCGTCCTGCTGGTGGGCGCCTGGGCCTACCAGACCGCCCACCGCCTCGACCGGTTGCACGTGCGCTACGACCTGAGCTGGCAGGCGCTCGACGGCGCGCTGGCCCGCCGCGCGGTGGTGGCCCGCGCGGTCGCCGTCGACGCATACGCCGGGGGACCGGAGGGCAAGCGACTGGCCACGCTCGCCGCCGCCGCCGAACGCGCACCGCGCAGCGGCCGGGAGGCCGCCGAGAACGAACTGTCGGCGGCGCTGGCGCTGGTCGATACGGGCTCCCTACCCGTGGCGCTGGTGGCCGAACTCGCCGACGCCGAGGCGAGGGTCCTGCTGGCCCGGCGGTTCCACAACGACGCGGTGCGTGACACCCTCGCGCTGCGCGAACGCGCACCCGTGCGGCTGCTGCGGCTGGGCGGCACCGCGGCGTTGCCGAGCTACTTCGAGATCGCCGAGGTGTCCTCGCGCGATGCGGAGCCGCTGGGTCGGCGGGTTTCGGCTCGAGTGGTGCTGCTCGACGAGACCGGTGCGGTGCTGCTGTTCTGCGGGTCGGATCCGGCGCTGACCGACGCCCCGCGGTGGTGGTTCACCGTCGGCGGCGGGGTGGAGCCGGGTGAAGCGATCGCGGAGGCGGCCGCGCGGGAGCTCGCCGAGGAGACCGGACTGGAGGTGGACGCGGCCGCGCTGGTCGGGCCGGTGTGGCGCCGCGACGCGGTGTTCGAGTTCAGCGGTGCGGTGCTGCGCAGCCAGGAGATGTTCTTCGTGCACCGCACTGCGCGTTTCGAGCCCTCTCTCGACGCCCACACCCCCCTGGAGCAGCGCACGATTCACGGTCACCGCTGGTGTGATGCGACAATGATCGACGAACTGGTCGCGGCCGGTGAGACGGTCTACCCGCAGCAGCTGGGTGCGCTACTGGCCCGGGCCGGCGAACTGGCCGACGGGCTCTTGGCGCCCGGACCGGTGGAAACGATCCGCTGA
- a CDS encoding glycosyltransferase family 4 protein yields MRIGMVCPYSFDVPGGVQSHVLQLAEVMRERGHEVSVLAPSSPHVDLPDYVVSGGRAVPIPYNGSVARLRFGPATHRLVKKWLAQGEFDVLHLHEPNAPSLSMLALQAAEGPIVATFHTSTTKSLTLSVFQGILRPYHEKIVGRIAVSDLARRWQMEALGSDAVEIPNGVDVAFFADAPRLDGYPRPGRTVLFLGRYDEPRKGMNVLLGALPAVVARYPDVEILIVGRGDEDELREQAGPLASHLCFLGQVDDAVKASAMRSADVYCAPNTGGESFGIVLVEAMAAGTAVVASDLDAFRRVLRDGEAGRLVTVDDSEALAAGLIEVLGDDDARQRYIDAASEAVGRYDWSVVAAQIMRVYETVAGSGVKVQVAP; encoded by the coding sequence ATGCGCATCGGCATGGTGTGCCCGTACTCGTTCGACGTGCCGGGCGGGGTCCAGTCCCACGTCCTGCAGTTGGCCGAGGTCATGCGCGAACGCGGACACGAGGTGAGCGTGCTGGCGCCGTCCTCCCCGCATGTCGACCTGCCGGACTACGTGGTCTCGGGCGGGCGCGCGGTGCCGATTCCCTACAACGGGTCGGTGGCACGGCTGAGGTTCGGGCCCGCCACGCACCGTCTGGTCAAGAAGTGGCTGGCGCAGGGTGAGTTCGATGTGCTGCACCTGCACGAGCCGAACGCCCCGAGCCTGTCGATGCTGGCGTTGCAGGCCGCCGAGGGCCCGATCGTCGCGACGTTCCACACCTCCACCACGAAATCGCTGACGCTGTCGGTGTTCCAGGGCATCCTGCGCCCGTACCACGAGAAGATCGTCGGCCGGATCGCCGTGTCGGACCTGGCGCGGCGTTGGCAGATGGAGGCGCTGGGTTCCGATGCGGTCGAGATCCCCAACGGGGTCGACGTCGCGTTCTTCGCCGATGCGCCCCGCCTCGACGGTTATCCGCGACCGGGGCGCACGGTGCTGTTCCTCGGCCGCTACGACGAGCCGCGCAAGGGGATGAACGTGCTGCTGGGGGCGCTGCCCGCCGTGGTGGCGCGCTATCCGGACGTGGAGATCCTCATCGTCGGACGCGGCGACGAGGACGAGTTGCGGGAGCAGGCCGGCCCGTTGGCGTCGCATCTGTGCTTCCTGGGGCAGGTCGACGATGCGGTCAAGGCGTCGGCGATGCGCAGCGCCGACGTGTACTGCGCGCCCAACACCGGCGGGGAGAGTTTCGGCATCGTGCTGGTGGAGGCGATGGCCGCCGGGACCGCCGTCGTGGCAAGCGATCTCGACGCTTTCCGGCGGGTGCTGCGCGACGGCGAGGCGGGCCGGTTGGTCACCGTCGACGACTCCGAGGCGCTGGCGGCCGGACTGATCGAGGTGCTCGGTGACGACGACGCGCGGCAGCGCTACATCGACGCCGCATCCGAGGCCGTCGGCCGCTACGACTGGTCGGTGGTGGCCGCCCAGATCATGCGGGTCTACGAGACCGTCGCCGGGTCGGGAGTCAAGGTCCAGGTCGCGCCGTGA